One genomic window of Pseudomonas sp. LFM046 includes the following:
- the pgi gene encoding glucose-6-phosphate isomerase: MDHHLTPLDVTQLPSWNALHQHRQDLAGFSLRQAFADDAERFKHFSHSACGLLLDFSKNLIRADTLALLVKLAEEAHLGDAIKAMFRGDVINASEQRPVLHTALRRPIGDKVKVDGKDVMPEVHRVLHQMTELVGSVHNGLWRGYTEKPITDVVNIGIGGSFLGPQLVSEALLPFAQKGVRCHYLANIDGSEFRELACRLNAETTLFIVSSKSFGTLETLKNAQAARAWYLAQGGSEEELYRHFIAVSSNKEAAVAFGIREENIFPMWDWVGGRYSLWSAIGLPIAMSIGISNFKELLSGAYSMDQHFQSTPFDRNIPVILGLLGVWYGDFWGARSHAILPYDYYLRNFTDHLQQLDMESNGKSVRQDGTPVSAGTGPVIWGGVGCNGQHAYHQLLHQGTQLIPADFIVPVSSYNPVADHHQWLFANCLSQSQALMLGKSRAEAEAELRAKGLPEDEVQRLAPHKVVPGNRPSNTLVMERISPRRLGALIAMYEHKVYVQSVLWGINAFDQWGVELGKELGKAVYSRLTGQDEAQAEDGSTQGLIDFFRGRHRG; this comes from the coding sequence ATGGATCACCACCTGACGCCGCTCGATGTCACCCAACTGCCCAGCTGGAACGCCCTGCACCAGCACCGCCAGGACCTTGCCGGCTTCAGCCTGCGCCAGGCCTTCGCTGACGATGCCGAGCGCTTCAAGCACTTCAGCCACAGCGCTTGCGGTCTGCTGCTGGACTTCTCGAAGAACCTGATCCGCGCCGACACCCTGGCCCTGCTGGTCAAGCTGGCCGAGGAAGCGCACCTGGGCGATGCCATCAAGGCCATGTTCCGTGGCGATGTGATCAACGCATCCGAGCAACGCCCGGTGCTGCACACCGCCCTGCGCCGACCCATCGGCGACAAGGTGAAGGTGGACGGCAAGGACGTGATGCCCGAAGTGCACCGCGTGCTGCACCAGATGACCGAGCTGGTGGGCTCCGTGCACAACGGCCTGTGGCGCGGCTACACCGAGAAGCCCATCACGGACGTGGTGAACATCGGTATCGGCGGCTCGTTCCTCGGCCCGCAGCTGGTTTCCGAAGCCCTGCTGCCCTTCGCCCAGAAGGGCGTGCGCTGCCATTACCTGGCCAACATCGACGGCAGCGAGTTCCGCGAACTGGCGTGCCGCCTGAATGCCGAGACCACCCTCTTCATCGTTTCCTCGAAGTCCTTCGGCACTCTGGAAACCCTGAAGAACGCTCAGGCCGCCCGTGCCTGGTACCTGGCCCAGGGCGGTAGCGAGGAAGAGCTGTACCGGCACTTCATCGCCGTTTCCAGCAACAAGGAAGCGGCCGTCGCCTTCGGTATCCGCGAAGAAAACATCTTCCCCATGTGGGACTGGGTGGGCGGCCGCTACTCGCTGTGGTCCGCCATCGGCCTGCCGATCGCCATGTCCATCGGCATCTCAAACTTCAAGGAACTGCTGTCCGGCGCCTACAGCATGGACCAGCACTTCCAGAGCACACCGTTCGATCGCAACATCCCGGTGATCCTCGGCCTGCTCGGCGTCTGGTACGGGGACTTCTGGGGCGCCCGCAGCCACGCGATCCTGCCCTACGACTACTACCTGCGTAACTTCACCGACCACCTCCAGCAGCTGGACATGGAATCCAACGGCAAGAGCGTGCGCCAGGACGGCACCCCGGTCAGCGCCGGCACCGGTCCGGTGATCTGGGGGGGCGTCGGCTGCAACGGCCAGCACGCCTACCACCAGTTGCTGCACCAGGGCACCCAGCTGATCCCGGCGGACTTCATCGTCCCGGTGTCCAGCTACAACCCGGTGGCCGACCACCACCAGTGGCTGTTCGCCAACTGCCTGTCCCAGAGCCAGGCCCTGATGCTCGGCAAATCCCGCGCCGAGGCCGAGGCCGAACTGCGCGCCAAGGGCCTGCCGGAAGATGAAGTACAGCGCCTGGCGCCCCACAAGGTGGTGCCTGGCAACCGCCCGAGCAACACCCTGGTGATGGAGCGCATCAGCCCCCGTCGCCTGGGCGCGCTGATCGCCATGTACGAGCACAAGGTCTACGTGCAGAGCGTGCTCTGGGGCATCAACGCCTTCGACCAGTGGGGCGTGGAACTGGGCAAGGAACTCGGCAAGGCCGTCTATTCGCGCCTGACCGGTCAGGACGAAGCCCAGGCCGAAGACGGTTCCACCCAGGGCCTGATCGACTTCTTCCGCGGGCGGCACCGCGGCTGA
- the panD gene encoding aspartate 1-decarboxylase — translation MHAIMLKAKLHRAEVTHAVLDYEGSCAIDGDWLDLSGIREYEQIQIYNVDNGERFTTYAIRAENGSRMISVNGAAAHKAKVGDRVIICAYAHYSEAELANFKPRMLYMAPGNELSHTSNAIPVQVA, via the coding sequence ATGCACGCCATCATGCTCAAGGCCAAACTGCACCGCGCCGAAGTCACCCACGCCGTGCTCGATTACGAAGGCTCCTGCGCCATCGATGGTGACTGGCTGGACCTTTCCGGCATCCGTGAATACGAGCAGATCCAGATCTACAACGTCGACAACGGCGAGCGCTTCACCACCTACGCTATCCGTGCCGAGAACGGCTCGCGGATGATCTCCGTGAACGGCGCAGCGGCGCACAAGGCCAAGGTGGGCGACCGCGTAATCATCTGCGCCTACGCTCACTACAGCGAAGCGGAACTGGCCAATTTCAAACCGCGTATGCTGTACATGGCTCCGGGCAACGAACTCAGCCACACCAGCAACGCGATTCCGGTTCAGGTCGCCTGA
- the panB gene encoding 3-methyl-2-oxobutanoate hydroxymethyltransferase yields MPDVTLTTLQELKLKGEKIAMLTAYDATFAQAACQAGVDVLLVGDSLGMVLQGHDSTLPVSMADMAYHTAAVKRGNQGALIISDLPFMAYANLEQTFANCAALMQAGAHMVKLEGAAWLAEPIRLLAERGVPVCAHLGLTPQAVNILGGYKVQGRQEAQARQLRADAMALEQAGAAMLLLECVPSELAAEITQSVKIPVIGIGAGSATDGQVLVLHDMLGMSLTGRAPKFVKNFMEGQSSIQAALAAYVNAVKDVSFPAAEHGFSA; encoded by the coding sequence ATGCCTGATGTGACCCTGACCACCCTGCAAGAGCTCAAGCTGAAAGGCGAGAAGATCGCCATGCTGACGGCCTACGACGCCACTTTCGCCCAGGCTGCCTGCCAGGCCGGTGTGGATGTGCTGCTGGTGGGCGACTCCCTTGGCATGGTCCTGCAAGGCCATGACAGCACCCTGCCGGTCAGCATGGCCGACATGGCCTATCACACTGCCGCCGTGAAGCGTGGCAACCAGGGCGCATTGATCATCAGCGACCTGCCCTTCATGGCCTACGCCAATCTCGAGCAGACCTTCGCCAACTGTGCCGCCCTGATGCAGGCCGGCGCCCACATGGTGAAGCTGGAAGGCGCGGCCTGGCTGGCCGAGCCCATCCGCCTGCTGGCCGAGCGCGGCGTACCGGTCTGCGCCCACCTGGGCCTGACCCCGCAAGCCGTGAACATCCTGGGCGGCTACAAGGTCCAGGGCCGCCAGGAAGCCCAGGCCCGCCAGCTGCGCGCCGACGCCATGGCCCTCGAACAGGCCGGTGCCGCCATGCTGCTGCTGGAATGCGTTCCCAGTGAACTGGCTGCCGAAATCACCCAATCGGTGAAGATCCCGGTCATCGGCATTGGTGCCGGCAGCGCTACCGACGGCCAGGTACTGGTCCTGCACGACATGCTGGGCATGTCCCTCACCGGCCGTGCGCCCAAGTTCGTGAAAAACTTCATGGAAGGCCAGAGCAGCATCCAGGCGGCCCTCGCTGCCTACGTCAATGCCGTCAAGGACGTCTCCTTCCCCGCAGCTGAACACGGGTTCTCCGCATGA
- a CDS encoding DJ-1/PfpI family protein, which yields MGQLLLILLLVPLLTQAVAAEKIQPYQPRFGRERPVVAVVGENRMTELVDFLVPFGLLGRSGVAEVIALSTREGPLQLMPALKVRAQATIAAFEQRYPQGADYLIVPAVHHSDDPALTGFVAAQAARGATVVGICDGVLVLGHAGLLHGRRATGHWYSKEQREADFPDAHWQVDTRYVVDGSVVTSSGVSAALPVSLALVEAIAGPARAAALGREIGLGDWSSEHNSRTFTFGPGGYFTAATNYLAFWRHETLALPLEPGLDEAALALRADAWARSFRTEVLATASGPVKSRQGLEFLPDATSPEVPPLPGNTVPAGVTLDEALNGISARYGAATAAFVATQLEYQRR from the coding sequence ATGGGCCAACTCCTGCTGATCCTGCTACTTGTCCCGCTGCTCACCCAGGCAGTAGCCGCCGAGAAGATCCAGCCCTACCAGCCGCGCTTCGGTCGGGAACGGCCCGTGGTGGCCGTGGTGGGCGAGAACCGCATGACTGAACTGGTGGACTTCCTGGTGCCCTTCGGCCTGCTTGGCCGTTCTGGTGTAGCCGAGGTGATCGCCCTCTCCACCCGCGAAGGCCCCCTGCAGTTGATGCCGGCCCTCAAGGTTCGCGCCCAGGCCACCATCGCCGCGTTCGAGCAACGTTATCCACAGGGGGCGGATTATCTGATCGTCCCCGCCGTGCACCACAGCGACGATCCGGCCCTGACCGGTTTCGTCGCCGCCCAGGCAGCCAGGGGCGCCACGGTGGTCGGCATCTGCGATGGCGTGCTGGTCCTGGGCCACGCCGGCCTGCTCCACGGCCGTCGCGCCACCGGCCACTGGTACTCGAAGGAACAGCGCGAAGCGGACTTCCCCGACGCCCACTGGCAGGTGGATACCCGCTACGTGGTGGACGGCAGCGTGGTGACCAGCTCCGGCGTCAGCGCCGCCCTGCCGGTATCCCTCGCCCTGGTGGAAGCCATTGCCGGTCCGGCGAGGGCCGCCGCCCTGGGCCGCGAGATCGGCCTCGGCGACTGGTCGTCCGAGCACAACAGCCGCACCTTCACCTTCGGCCCTGGCGGCTACTTCACCGCCGCGACCAACTACCTCGCCTTCTGGCGCCACGAGACCCTGGCCCTCCCGCTCGAACCGGGTCTGGACGAAGCCGCCCTGGCCCTGCGCGCCGATGCCTGGGCCCGCAGCTTCCGCACTGAGGTGTTGGCCACGGCAAGCGGACCGGTGAAAAGCCGCCAGGGGCTGGAGTTTCTGCCGGACGCGACGAGCCCCGAAGTCCCTCCCCTGCCGGGGAACACCGTGCCGGCAGGCGTGACACTGGACGAGGCCCTGAACGGCATCAGCGCCCGCTATGGCGCAGCCACCGCGGCCTTTGTCGCCACCCAGTTGGAGTACCAGCGGCGCTGA
- a CDS encoding oxygenase MpaB family protein: MEFIRRRIERQIIGLTGLALGQLDFENPKGDPGLFGPDSVTWKVHGDFTSMMIGGISALLLQMLHPLALAGVWDHSNFRADMLGRLRRTGQFISGTTYGTRKDADWLIDKVRSIHQQVVGTAPDGRPYAASDPALLTWVHVAEVSCFLKAHLRYLNPHLSGEDQDRYYAEIALVAERLGARDVPKSRQAVADYLEAMRPQLLCDERSLEVVRVLLAAPAPSALAKPFGLLMMQAGIDLMPEWASAMLGLHQRPWQRRVVRDLVWRVAPLLRWAMRNGAVHRARRRMGLSPR, translated from the coding sequence ATGGAATTCATTCGCCGCCGTATCGAACGCCAGATCATCGGCCTCACGGGTCTGGCCCTCGGCCAACTCGACTTCGAGAATCCCAAGGGCGACCCCGGCCTGTTCGGCCCGGACTCGGTGACCTGGAAGGTCCACGGCGACTTCACCTCGATGATGATTGGCGGCATCAGCGCCCTGCTGCTGCAAATGCTCCATCCCCTGGCCCTGGCCGGCGTCTGGGACCACTCCAACTTCCGCGCGGACATGCTCGGCCGCCTGCGCCGCACCGGCCAGTTCATCTCCGGCACCACCTACGGCACCCGCAAGGACGCCGACTGGCTGATCGACAAGGTGCGCAGCATCCACCAGCAGGTGGTCGGCACTGCGCCTGATGGCCGCCCCTACGCCGCCAGCGACCCGGCCCTGCTCACCTGGGTGCACGTGGCCGAAGTCAGCTGCTTCCTCAAGGCCCACCTGCGCTACCTCAATCCGCACCTTTCAGGGGAGGACCAGGACCGTTACTACGCCGAGATCGCCCTGGTGGCCGAACGCCTCGGGGCGCGCGATGTGCCGAAATCGCGCCAGGCGGTGGCGGACTACCTGGAGGCCATGCGCCCGCAACTGCTCTGCGACGAACGCAGCCTGGAAGTGGTGCGCGTCCTCCTCGCGGCGCCGGCGCCCAGCGCCCTGGCCAAGCCCTTCGGCCTGCTGATGATGCAGGCCGGCATCGACCTGATGCCGGAGTGGGCCAGCGCCATGCTCGGCCTCCACCAGCGCCCTTGGCAGCGACGCGTGGTGCGCGACCTGGTCTGGCGCGTGGCGCCGCTGCTGCGCTGGGCCATGCGCAACGGTGCGGTGCATCGTGCACGCCGCCGCATGGGGCTGTCGCCACGCTGA
- the acs gene encoding acetate--CoA ligase, translating to MYEICLHPVPDAVRKRALIDNDAYLRLYQQSVEQPELFWSEQATSFLTWFKPWDQVHHSDLKKGEAEWFKGGKLNVAYNCIDRHLEQRGEQVAIIWEGDNPSESANITYRELHSHVTRLANVLKNRGVKKGDRVCIYMPMIPEAAYAMLACARIGAVHSVVFGGFSPDALRDRILDSDCRTVITADEGVRGGKYVPLKQNVDKALKDCPNVSSVVVVQRTEGTIDWVEGRDLWYHEALHGVSEDCPPEWMDAEDPLFILYTSGSTGKPKGVLHTTGGYLLCAAMTQKYVFDYHDGDIYWCTADVGWVTGHSYIVYGPLANAATTLMFEGVPNYPDASRFWQVIDKHQVNIFYTAPTAIRALMREGEAPVKKTSRASLRLLGSVGEPINPEAWEWYYHVVGDCRCPIVDTWWQTETGSILITPLPGATPLKPGSATRPFFGVQPALLDEKGKEIEGAGSGVLAIKASWPSQIRSVYGDHKRMIDTYFAAYPGYYFTGDGARRDEDGYYWITGRVDDVINVSGHRIGTAEVESALVLHDSVAEAAVVGYPHDVKGQGIYAFVTPMKGLEPSEELKKELLALVSKEIGSFAKPELIQWAPGLPKTRSGKIMRRILRKIACNELENLGDTSTLADPSVVQSLIDKRLNQ from the coding sequence ATGTACGAGATCTGCCTTCACCCCGTGCCGGATGCCGTGCGCAAGCGCGCTCTGATCGACAACGATGCCTACCTGCGCCTGTACCAACAGTCCGTCGAGCAGCCCGAGCTGTTCTGGAGCGAGCAGGCCACCAGTTTCCTCACCTGGTTCAAGCCTTGGGACCAGGTGCACCACAGCGACCTGAAGAAGGGCGAAGCCGAGTGGTTCAAGGGCGGCAAGCTGAACGTCGCCTACAACTGCATCGACCGCCACCTGGAGCAGCGTGGCGAACAAGTCGCGATCATCTGGGAAGGCGACAATCCCAGCGAATCCGCCAACATCACCTACCGCGAGCTGCACAGCCACGTGACCCGCCTGGCCAACGTGCTGAAGAACCGTGGCGTGAAGAAGGGCGACCGGGTCTGCATCTATATGCCGATGATCCCGGAGGCGGCCTACGCCATGCTGGCCTGCGCGCGCATCGGCGCGGTGCACTCGGTGGTGTTCGGCGGCTTCTCCCCCGACGCCCTGCGCGACCGCATCCTCGACTCTGACTGCCGCACCGTGATCACCGCCGACGAGGGCGTGCGTGGCGGCAAGTACGTTCCGCTCAAGCAGAACGTCGACAAGGCCCTGAAGGACTGCCCGAACGTGTCGTCGGTAGTGGTCGTCCAGCGCACCGAGGGCACCATCGACTGGGTCGAAGGTCGCGACCTCTGGTACCACGAAGCCCTCCACGGTGTCAGCGAAGACTGCCCGCCAGAATGGATGGACGCCGAAGACCCGCTGTTCATCCTCTACACCTCCGGCTCTACCGGCAAACCCAAGGGCGTGCTGCACACCACAGGCGGTTACCTGCTGTGTGCGGCCATGACCCAGAAGTACGTGTTCGATTACCACGACGGTGACATCTACTGGTGCACCGCGGACGTGGGCTGGGTCACCGGCCACAGCTACATCGTCTACGGTCCGCTGGCCAACGCCGCCACCACCCTGATGTTCGAAGGCGTGCCCAACTACCCGGACGCCTCGCGCTTCTGGCAGGTGATCGACAAGCACCAGGTGAACATCTTCTACACCGCCCCCACCGCCATCCGCGCCCTGATGCGCGAAGGCGAGGCCCCGGTGAAGAAGACCTCCCGCGCCAGCCTGCGACTGCTCGGCAGCGTCGGCGAGCCGATCAACCCGGAAGCCTGGGAGTGGTACTACCACGTGGTGGGCGATTGCCGCTGCCCCATCGTCGACACCTGGTGGCAGACCGAAACTGGCAGCATCCTCATCACCCCGCTGCCCGGCGCCACTCCCCTCAAGCCCGGCTCCGCTACCCGTCCCTTCTTCGGCGTGCAGCCGGCGTTGCTGGATGAAAAGGGCAAGGAAATCGAAGGGGCGGGCTCAGGCGTCCTGGCGATCAAGGCCAGCTGGCCAAGCCAGATCCGCAGCGTCTATGGCGACCACAAGCGGATGATCGACACCTACTTCGCCGCCTACCCCGGCTATTACTTCACCGGTGACGGCGCCCGCCGCGACGAGGACGGCTACTACTGGATCACCGGTCGCGTCGACGACGTGATCAACGTCTCCGGCCACCGCATCGGCACCGCCGAAGTAGAGAGCGCCCTGGTGCTCCACGACTCCGTGGCCGAAGCGGCCGTGGTCGGCTATCCCCATGACGTGAAGGGCCAGGGCATCTATGCCTTCGTTACCCCGATGAAGGGCCTGGAACCCTCGGAGGAGCTGAAGAAGGAACTGCTGGCCCTGGTCAGCAAGGAGATCGGCAGCTTCGCCAAACCCGAGCTGATCCAGTGGGCCCCGGGCTTGCCCAAGACCCGTTCGGGCAAGATCATGCGCCGCATCCTGCGCAAGATCGCCTGCAACGAACTGGAAAACCTGGGCGACACCTCGACCCTGGCCGACCCGTCCGTGGTGCAGAGCCTGATCGACAAACGCCTCAACCAGTAA
- the panC gene encoding pantoate--beta-alanine ligase, whose product MITVKTVRELRAAVARARSEGKRIGFVPTMGNLHAGHVALVEKASQRADFVVASIFVNPLQFGPNEDLAKYPRTLVADQEKLVAAGCHLLFHPDVEEMYPDGMEGQTRVNVPVVSDGLCGGSRPGHFEGVATVVSKLFNMVQPDLAIFGEKDFQQLAVIRKLVRDLNMPIQIIGEPTVRAADGLALSSRNGYLDDAQRANAPALHRTLQQLAAAIRQGRKDFDALEQEGQAELAKAGFRPDYLEVREALNLRRANAGDQHLVILGAAFMGNTRLIDNLAFNLEEQA is encoded by the coding sequence ATGATCACCGTCAAGACCGTCCGCGAACTCCGCGCCGCTGTCGCCCGCGCACGCAGCGAGGGCAAGCGCATCGGCTTCGTGCCCACCATGGGCAACCTCCATGCCGGCCACGTCGCCCTGGTGGAGAAGGCCAGCCAGCGCGCCGACTTCGTGGTCGCCAGCATCTTCGTCAACCCGCTGCAGTTCGGGCCCAATGAAGACCTGGCCAAGTACCCGCGCACCCTGGTGGCTGACCAGGAGAAGCTGGTGGCCGCCGGCTGCCACCTCCTGTTCCACCCTGATGTGGAAGAAATGTACCCGGACGGTATGGAAGGCCAGACCCGCGTCAATGTGCCCGTGGTCTCAGATGGCCTTTGCGGCGGCAGCCGCCCCGGTCACTTCGAAGGCGTCGCCACTGTGGTCAGCAAGCTGTTCAACATGGTCCAGCCCGACCTCGCGATCTTCGGCGAGAAGGATTTCCAGCAGCTGGCGGTGATCCGCAAGCTCGTGCGCGACCTGAACATGCCCATCCAGATCATCGGCGAGCCCACCGTGCGTGCCGCCGACGGCCTGGCACTGTCTTCGCGCAACGGTTATCTGGACGACGCCCAGCGCGCCAACGCCCCGGCTCTCCATCGCACCCTGCAGCAACTGGCCGCCGCCATCCGCCAGGGCCGCAAGGACTTCGATGCGCTGGAACAGGAAGGCCAGGCCGAACTGGCCAAGGCCGGTTTCCGGCCCGACTACCTGGAAGTCCGTGAAGCGTTGAATCTGCGCCGCGCCAACGCCGGTGACCAGCACCTGGTGATACTGGGTGCCGCCTTCATGGGTAACACCCGCCTGATCGACAACCTTGCCTTCAACCTCGAAGAGCAAGCCTGA
- a CDS encoding polynucleotide adenylyltransferase PcnB: MLKKLFQSFRSPLRRAQHPRSTPEVLGNNQHSLHRSDISRNAVMVVERLQKAGYQAYLVGGCVRDLLLNLRPKDFDVATNATPEQVRAEFRNARVIGRRFKLAHVQFGREIIEVATFRASHPQGEDEEDSNQASRNESGRILRDNVYGSLEDDAQRRDFTINALYYDPTSERILDYAHGVHDIRNRLVRLIGIPEQRYQEDPVRMLRAARFAAKLDFEIEKHSAAPIRRLAPMLREIPSARLFDEVLKLFLGGKAERTFELLVEYDLYAPLFPASAAALERDPEYTGRLIRQALINTDDRIRQGKPVTPAFLFAALLWPALPARAAQLQERGMPPIPAMQEAAHGLIMEQVQRTAIPKRFSIPIREIWDMQERLPRRNGKRADLLLENPRFRAGYDFLLLRESAGEKTDGLGNWWTDYQDASDSQRRNMIRELSAKDDQPAGQRRRRGGSRRRRGPRSEGSPSTSGD; the protein is encoded by the coding sequence ATGCTGAAGAAGCTGTTCCAGTCTTTCCGCTCTCCCCTTCGCCGCGCCCAACATCCGCGCAGCACTCCCGAAGTACTGGGCAACAATCAGCATTCGCTGCACCGTTCGGACATCAGCCGCAACGCCGTCATGGTGGTCGAGCGCCTGCAGAAGGCCGGTTACCAGGCGTACCTGGTGGGCGGCTGCGTCCGCGACCTGCTGCTGAACCTGCGCCCCAAGGATTTCGACGTTGCCACCAACGCCACTCCGGAGCAGGTGCGTGCCGAATTCCGTAACGCCCGGGTGATCGGCCGCCGCTTCAAGCTGGCCCATGTGCAGTTCGGCCGGGAGATCATCGAAGTCGCCACGTTCCGCGCCAGCCACCCGCAGGGGGAGGACGAGGAAGACAGCAACCAGGCATCGCGCAACGAAAGCGGCCGCATCCTGCGCGACAACGTCTACGGCAGCCTGGAAGACGACGCCCAGCGCCGCGACTTCACCATCAACGCGCTGTACTACGACCCCACCTCCGAACGCATCCTCGATTACGCCCACGGCGTGCACGACATCCGTAACCGTCTGGTGCGGCTGATCGGCATTCCTGAGCAGCGTTACCAGGAAGACCCGGTACGCATGCTGCGGGCCGCGCGTTTCGCCGCCAAGCTGGACTTCGAGATCGAGAAGCACAGCGCCGCGCCCATTCGCCGGCTGGCCCCCATGCTGCGCGAGATTCCTTCCGCACGCCTGTTCGACGAAGTGCTCAAGCTGTTCCTCGGTGGCAAGGCCGAGCGCACCTTCGAACTGCTGGTGGAATACGACCTCTACGCCCCGCTGTTCCCGGCCAGCGCAGCGGCCCTGGAACGCGACCCCGAATACACCGGGCGCCTGATCCGCCAGGCCCTGATCAATACCGACGACCGTATCCGCCAAGGCAAGCCCGTCACCCCCGCATTCCTCTTCGCCGCCCTGCTCTGGCCGGCACTGCCTGCCCGTGCGGCACAGTTGCAGGAACGCGGCATGCCGCCGATCCCGGCAATGCAGGAAGCCGCCCACGGCCTGATCATGGAACAGGTCCAGCGCACCGCCATCCCCAAGCGTTTCAGCATCCCGATCCGCGAGATCTGGGACATGCAGGAACGCCTGCCACGCCGCAACGGCAAGCGTGCCGACCTGCTGCTGGAGAATCCGCGTTTCCGCGCCGGCTACGACTTCCTCCTGCTGCGCGAAAGCGCTGGCGAGAAGACCGATGGGCTTGGCAACTGGTGGACCGACTACCAGGACGCCAGCGACAGCCAGCGACGCAACATGATCCGTGAGCTCAGCGCCAAGGACGACCAACCGGCAGGCCAGCGCCGCCGTCGCGGTGGCAGCCGCCGCCGTCGTGGTCCCCGCAGCGAAGGCTCCCCCAGCACGTCGGGCGATTGA
- the folK gene encoding 2-amino-4-hydroxy-6-hydroxymethyldihydropteridine diphosphokinase — MERVYIGLGSNLAEPVAQLRGALAALGELPQTRLAAVSSLYASDPLGPPDQPRYVNAVAALDTQLAPLQLLDALQAIELAQGRVRKDERWGPRTLDLDILLFGQHRIDEPRLQVPHYHMHARAFVLYPLAEIASDLQLPDGRLLQVLLEACPFEGLERLPDLAVTQ, encoded by the coding sequence ATGGAGCGCGTGTACATCGGTCTGGGCAGCAACCTCGCCGAGCCAGTGGCCCAATTGCGCGGCGCCCTCGCGGCGCTGGGCGAACTGCCGCAGACCCGCCTGGCGGCGGTTTCCTCGCTCTACGCCAGCGATCCCCTGGGCCCGCCGGACCAGCCCCGTTACGTCAACGCTGTCGCCGCCCTGGACACCCAGCTGGCGCCGCTGCAACTGCTCGACGCCCTGCAAGCCATCGAATTGGCGCAGGGCCGCGTGCGCAAGGACGAACGCTGGGGGCCGCGCACCCTCGACTTGGATATCCTGCTGTTCGGACAGCACCGCATCGATGAGCCGCGCCTCCAGGTCCCGCACTACCACATGCACGCTCGCGCCTTTGTGCTCTACCCCCTGGCGGAGATCGCCAGCGACCTGCAACTGCCCGACGGGCGCCTGCTGCAGGTCCTGCTGGAAGCCTGCCCATTCGAGGGGTTGGAGCGCCTTCCCGACTTGGCGGTAACGCAGTAA
- a CDS encoding helix-turn-helix domain-containing protein, with protein sequence MASPHRVVLLVFPGFQLLDATGPAEVFAAVGEHLPPTACTYVLQSVSPGGGLVRSSAGLELLTETLPDPASLAGCTLLVAGGYGVQQAMGQGVLARWLKEAAAHAARCGSVCTGAFLLAQAGVLDGRPVVTHWKYAALLQRLFPSLQVLEDALFVRDGRFYSSAGVTAGMDLCLSLVEEDHGRALSLQVAKGLVMYLRRPGGQRQFSAELLAQQAPAGGVLERLAQWLRGHLHEALDVEAMAARMAVSPRTLHRHCQAELGVTPARLLFQLRLEEACRLLEAGAVSLKRTAEKTGFGSEYNLRRAFVQALGVTPSEYRQRFCR encoded by the coding sequence ATGGCTTCCCCTCATCGCGTTGTGCTGCTGGTGTTTCCCGGTTTCCAGTTGCTGGATGCCACAGGTCCGGCCGAAGTGTTCGCCGCAGTAGGGGAGCACCTGCCGCCGACGGCTTGCACCTATGTACTGCAGAGCGTCTCGCCCGGTGGCGGCCTGGTGCGTTCCAGCGCCGGCCTGGAGCTGCTGACCGAGACGCTGCCGGACCCCGCCAGCCTGGCCGGATGCACCCTGCTGGTGGCCGGCGGCTACGGGGTGCAGCAGGCCATGGGGCAGGGTGTGCTGGCGCGTTGGCTGAAGGAAGCGGCCGCCCATGCGGCGCGTTGCGGCTCGGTGTGCACCGGCGCCTTCCTGTTGGCCCAGGCCGGTGTGCTGGACGGGCGGCCCGTGGTGACCCACTGGAAGTACGCCGCTCTGCTGCAACGGCTGTTCCCAAGCCTGCAGGTGCTGGAGGACGCACTCTTCGTCCGCGATGGGCGCTTCTACAGTTCCGCCGGAGTGACCGCAGGCATGGACCTCTGCCTGAGCCTGGTGGAGGAGGACCATGGCCGGGCGCTGTCATTGCAGGTGGCCAAGGGGCTGGTGATGTACTTGCGTCGTCCCGGTGGGCAGCGGCAGTTCAGTGCCGAACTGTTGGCCCAGCAGGCACCTGCTGGCGGTGTGCTGGAACGGCTGGCGCAGTGGCTACGCGGCCATCTGCACGAGGCGCTGGATGTCGAGGCGATGGCGGCGCGGATGGCGGTTTCCCCGCGCACCCTGCACCGGCATTGTCAGGCGGAGCTGGGGGTGACGCCGGCCAGGCTGCTGTTCCAACTGCGGCTGGAAGAGGCGTGTCGGCTGCTGGAAGCTGGGGCGGTTTCGCTCAAGCGTACGGCGGAGAAGACGGGGTTCGGCAGCGAGTACAACTTGCGACGGGCCTTCGTTCAGGCCCTGGGGGTGACGCCGAGCGAGTATCGGCAGCGGTTTTGCCGATAA